DNA from Castor canadensis chromosome 3, mCasCan1.hap1v2, whole genome shotgun sequence:
ACACACCCACAGGCCAGGAGCCTAGGGACTGCCTCCACCCAATTGGAGGCAGGAACCTGCTGTCTTCTCAGCCGCCCAAAGTCCAATCTTAGCAGTCCtttcacctgcccactgctgcctGGTACTGCTGAGTGCTACAGGAGACCCAGCCAGCGTGGCTCTTGGTAGGATCCCTGGGTGCAAATCCTCCTCAAGGTGGGAGACACCCGACCCCAGTGGCCCTGCAGCAGGCTGAGGCCTCTGGCTTTATGGAGGGGAGGGCATCTCAGACTCCATGTGTCCCCAGCTGAGATGAGAGGTGGCTTGGCTCTAGGCCCAGGGAACTGCTAGGAAATCCAAAGAAGGCCCAGGACTCCAGACCAGGCCCAGCACTCTTAGGACCAGCAGCTCTGCTCATTACCTCCAACTGTCCCAAATGCATGCACCTGAACAAGATGCCAGCTTTCAGGCTCTGAGACCCAATGTTGCCATTATGGTGGGCTCATTAGGGGTAGGGCCACCACCGTGTTGCAGGGGAGGTCTGAAGAGATGGGAGATGGAATTTCCCTGCGCAGGGGAAGGAGAAACACTTGTGTGGGATGGAGAGAGAACTATGGTCCTTACAGGGAGAGGTAAGAGGGGGGGGTGGCCTGGCCAGACAATGAGGCTGGTGCCCCACAAAGGGCTAATCTTGGCACTCGGGCTGTGACTGGATAAGCATCTATAACCTAGCCCTACTTTCTGCTGAGCTCCTTGGCCCGGCAGGTGGCAGCCTCCACGGCGCTCATGGTGGCCGCACGCAGGCCGCCCTGCTCCAGGGCATGGAGCCCGTAGATGGTGGTCCCAGCTGGCGTGAGCACATTTGTCCGCAGCTGAGCTGGGTGCTGCTCTTCCTGCTGAAGCATCTTGGCTGTCCCCTGGGGAGACAGAAAGGTGGGGTAGCCACATGTATCCCCAACCCTGGTCTGGGCTTTGCAGGTCCCATCCTCCTCCCTACTGAAAGTGGCATAAGCCTGGACCCTTCCTATGTTTCCCTGGGGAAACCCTCACTCACCAGCAGGGTCTGGGCAGCAATTCGGTGGGCCAGGCCACTGGGCATGCCCATCTTGATGGCACCTTCAGCTAGGGCCTCCGAGAATACGCACACCTGTAGCAGCAGCATGGGAGGGCAGTTAAACTCAGACACGGTTCCAGTCTGGAGAAGACTCAGAGCCAGCAGAAACAGGGCTCAGGGCAGGGCCACAGATGCCCAGAGTCAAATGTGGAAACAGAAAAGTTGTCAGGTTCTGCAAGAGGCCGACCAAAGCGTGAAATTCTAAGGGAGGACAGAACTCACAGGTGGCTCGAGGACCAGAACTCGAGGCTGGACTCAGCAGAGGCTATCATGGGGACTCAAAGGCTTTCTTTTCCTAAGGGCTTGCTAGGGGTTGGGGAAGACAATACTCACAAAGGCCACGCCACTACCACTGAGGCCAGTGTGGATGTCAATGTAGGCTTCAGGGACCTCCTCACACTGCCCACAAGCCTCCAGCAGGTTCTGCAGCAGTGTGACCTCGTTGCTCCCAGCATGGCGGCCCCGGGCCATCACCATGGCCCCTTCCTGAACTATGCAGGGCAGATTGGGTGAGACCCGTAGCACTCGTGTACTTGGGGGCAGCAGctggccagagagagagagacatcagAATGAGGCAGGCTGTGGGAGTGGGCCCTGCTACGCAGACACACCTCACCCAGCTGCAGGCCTCCGTCTCCACTTCTCAGGCACAGTAGCCCCATCACCTAACTCAGGTGTCAAGGCCTTACCACACCCCCATGGGTCACTCACCTCTTCCAGGGTGCTTAGAGAGACCCCAGCAGCTACGGACACTAAGATGTGCTCAGCAGTTACCACAGGGGCCACCTCGGCCAGGACAGCTGGCAGGACTTGAGGCTTGGTGGCAAAGATGACAAGTGAGCATCTCTGTAGCACCTCCTGATTGGAATGGGTGGTCTGGCAACCCAGAGCCTGCACGGGGACACCAGGGCCAAAACTGGGGGCTAGGTGAAGGGTATTCTCCCACACCACAGCCCTTTGTGCCACATGTTACCCTGCATCCCAGGGGCTCCCTCTGGTCTCTCCTGCTGCAAGCATCTGAACTAGCCCAGCTTCCATTGCCCAAGACTCACCCACTGGCCCTATTCCTCACAGACTCCCTGAATTACACCTCCCTGAACCCTTCCTCCCAATGAATGCCCACGCCCATCCCTGCCCACCCTAGCCCAGCATATCCACAACCTTGACTTCCTCCTAGCCTCTGACCTCCCCCGCTCCCgtagcccagcccagcccagccttgATAGTCTCAAACCCTCAGCTAAATAAGCCACACTTCCCTGAAAAATGTGTCAGAGGAACAAGGCCTGAGCCTCACTCACCTGGAAGTGGCAGAGGTTCCTGTCTGTTGGTGCACTGGCTAGCACATGCTTAGCTTCCACTTTACCTGCAAAGAACGGCAAGGGGCAGAGGCGTTGTaagggatgggaggagagggaaCAGCCTGCCTGGCCTCTCTCACATTCAACTATGCTTGGCCCCTGCTGGCCTAAGGCTCTGCAGGAACCCAAAACAGGGATGTTTGTCTAGTTGGGGCCAGGCAATCAGATCCATTCAATTCTACCTGGTAGTCCACCTGTCTGCTGCTGGACACCAGGGCCAGGAACCTGCCTGGTCCTGTGAGGACAGAGACCCCAGGGTCCCTGCCTCCAGGAAAGGGATGGCTGCCTGGAGCTCTTAGGCTCAATGGCTGAAGGGCAGAAGCACAGGAGGAAGCACCAGGCCTGGGGAGGCTGACAGAGGCCCAACAGGGGCTGAGCTTCCTCAGGATGGGGCAAGTGTGCTGGAATATCCTAGGGAAGTCTAAGTGCCCATTTGGTAGAAACCATCTGCTTCccacctccccccctcccccatgcttgcaaagcaggcactctactacttgagccacacttccagtccgttttgctatggttatttttgaagatgggtcttgaaaactattttcctgggctggtcttgaacctggatcctcccaatctcagcctcccaagtagctaggattacaggcgtgagtcgcTGGTGCCCTGCTGGCTAGATTTCTGTAAGGGCAAGCAGGAAGGCAGAAGTGCACACCACAACTGAATGCAGAGCCAGTTAGTCATGTCAGTGATAGCCGCACACCTCAGTAGTGGCTCAACCCTCAACATACATGTCTCATTGAGTCTGCCCAGCTTCAGGAGGCAGGCGAACTGCCAGGTTTTACAAGTAGACACCTGAGATATGTGTCTTTAATAATCACTCTTTTGTGATTATTGTGACCCCTCTGGACTTTGAAGTATGGCTGGAGGCAGAGGGTCAAAGGTCACCTGTACTCTACACGTAAAGATTTCTAAATACTGGGCAGTAGTGTTAGAGCAGCATTATATCCCCTTCCCATCCGCAATCAGGGTGATTATTGCCCCCAATGCAGGAGACATCTAGCAGAGTCTGCAGGCACTTTGGCTGTCACAGCTCAGTGTGCCACTACCATCTGGAGAGGAGGAGGCCCAGGATACCAAAAATCCTTACACACACTGGATGATTATCTGTCCGAGAATGTCCACAGGGCTGTTGGTCGCAAGGAGTGCAGCCTGTGCACAATTAGAAAAAAGAATCCGATGCTCACAAACATCAACTTGACCAAGGCCATGAAGCCAGGAAGTTAGCACTAAGCCGACCCTACCTGAGGGAGATACGATTTGAGCCACGTTAAGAAGGTAAGAAGTGACAGCTGAAGGTCTTTGCGATTTTAACTCAATACATCCCAAAAAGTATTGATTTAACATGCACTTAACATAAAAAAGAagtgttaggtttttttgttctAAGCCTTCCTAATCGCCATGATCTTTATTCTACACACCCACGGCGCGTGACCAGCCCATTTCACACGCGGCTCGTGATCACGATCCAGCAGCAGCTCCGAGCGCGGGGCGCAGGGAGCTAAATCCGGAGCCGCAGGGTCCTCGGCGCGCCGCCAGCCCGGGACCTTTGAGGATGCAGCTCACCAGCCTTGGAGCAGGCCAGATGCACCCTCCCACAGAAGAGCCCCCCAACCAAGTCCAGCCGCCCCACCTGCTCGGATGAGGCCCTGCGCCATGGCCTCCGCCATGCGGCCTGCACCCACGAAGCCCACGCGCTGCCAGAAAGGGCCCTCGGCCGCCATCGCGCTCCGGGCTGGTCTGCAAGCGCCCTGCCAGGGCCGTGGGCCCCGCCCCCTCGCTGTTCATTGGCACGAGGAAGCACAGATTTCCTCACCTCCCATTGGTGGAGATGAATGGTGGGCGTGGCTAAGAGACACCGAGAGCCCGGCATCTCCGGGTCCCGGCGCGCCCTAAGTGTTACACCCCGGAAGCCAAGGCTGCAGGGTTGTGGGCGCGCCCGTGCGGATCAGACCGTCATTTTTTGGAGCGGAAGCGTCAAGAAGGGTGAGGAGCTGGTTCTAAACATGCTGTCTGCTTCGTCCTGGGAAACCCAGCTTGTAGTTTTTCCAAAAGGAGCGCAAGGAGATTTTTGTAAGGAAATGGTCCAAATCATCCCAAGATGGGACTGGTGTGTGATTCCAAAGACGCACTTAATGCCAGGGTGATCAGTACAGCATTTACTAGGGGaatgctgtagtttggatcttgaatgctCCCCCAAAGGCCTAGGTATTAAAGGCTTGGCCCCCGTTGGAAGGTCTTTTGGTCACTGAAGGGGACTGggggaccccagccccttcctctttcacTGAGTGAGGGGAACAGATTCGCTCCGCCGCCActcccaccatcaccaccagaGTCCTAAGAGCAATGGGTCTGCCCTACCACGAactgaaaccatgatccaaaataaaccttttctcttcgtAAGTTAATTACCTTAGGCATTTGTTACAGTGATAGAAAGCAGACCAACACAGAGAATTAGAGAATGAGCTGCGGCATCCTCACCACAGTCAAGGACAGGATGTTCAACCCAGGGATATGGGGGAGGGTGGCATTTATATGAGGGTTTAGGGAATTGGCTCAGGACAGAGTCCATTTCTTCCACTGTTTTGGGCAACAACCTAAATACTGTTATCAGTGCCTGGAAATGCCTGCGGCTGCCCTGTCAGGACTCAGAAGGTGAGTGGCCCAGCTCTCCTGAGGTCCTAGTCACCCAGTCACCCAGCATCCCTATGGGTCCATTCTTACGCTGAGTATCTAAATTCAGAGCCAGCCTCTTTCCCCAAGGTCCTCAGGCCTAAAGCGGGAAGACCCTGGTGAGCTCTGGTCACCCAGGTCTGGGTGTGGCTGTATGTGGAGGGGCTGGGCACGGCCAGGATCCCACTTAGACTGCTAGGGTCAGTGCCTTGGCCCATGCCTCAGCCCACTCATAGTCTGTGCCTGACCCGCACTGCCTGCTTCCTGCTCCTACATTTTCAGAGACTTTGGCCCCAGGCCCAGCAGCTCAGTGGGACTGAACAGTGCTCAGGAAGACAGTGGATCCTAGGACTAAGCAGGCCAAGAGGCAGTGCTGGGCGTGGGGGAGGGCTGGACACGGAGGTGCTGAGAGCAAGCCTGTGAAAATGCATTTTATTAGTCCCCAGATGTGGTACAGTGGGACCAGAGTAGAGCGACTCAGGCCTTGGTTTCCCTGAGGAAAGACACACATGGGTCCCGCTGGACAGCTGCCTGGATCCCTCTGGCACAGAAGCTGGAACGTGACCCCAGTTGCTGGGCAGCACCCTCACCTCCTGGCAAGGTCTGAGGGTGGTGGCCCCAGGGCTTTGCAGGTTAAGCACCTGTTCCTGCTGCACAACTTCACTTCCGAGCCTGCTCGTAGTTGTCAGTGAACCAAGCACAGGTTTCCTTCACAGCTGGGGAGGCAGACAGGTAAGGTCTGGTGAGCAGGTGGAGGCCGCAGCTACAATAACCCCTGGGGGTAGGTGGGGAGGATGGAGGCCCCAGGGACATCACCCCCTCTGAGCTTTAATGTCCTGCCTTCCCAGAGGGTACAGGTTCTGATGAGGGTCTGGTGACCAAGCCTGCAAGGCCCCCCACCCCTTTGACACTATAAGGAAGCTGAGGCCACAGCAGGGAACACAGAGAAGTGAAGGGGGTAGTAAAGCCAAGGAAGGGCCAGGGCAGGCTAGGAGGCCTGCAGGTGAGGGCTACCAAGGAGAGGGCCATGGGAAGAATAGGAGCTCACCCTGCTTGAAGGGTGTGAAGCGGAAGTCAGGCAGGTAGGTCCGGagcttgctgttgctggcagTCTTCTTAAACTGCCCATCTGACTTGGTTGTATCAAACTGGGCATGTTGGTCAAGGCCACAGCAGAAGGGCAtcacccacacccccaccccactttGAACTTGTCTGTCCCTGGCAGAGGCCTAGATCAGCAAACTGCCCCCCTGCTGCTACAACAAGCGTCACTAGGACGAAAGAGTTTAAGTCAGCCAGCCTACATGGGCGGCCTCGCCAACACCTGCACCTGGAGCCAAGGATACGGTGACGTCTCCATGGAAGCCCATGGCCTCCACCACGGCCTCAGCTGCCTCTGTGATGgaaacctcctcctcctcacccacTGTGGGGAGCAACGGCCAGCAGCCAGTCGGGCCTCCTGCCCAGACCCCAAGGGTGTTCCCGCTCCCCCTCATCGGCCCCCCAGGACACTGTGGGGAACGGGCTTCAGGGAACCCACCTGAGAGGATGATGGGCTCCACCTCACTGTACTCCCTCAGGACCCAAATGAAGAGCCGGGCCAAGTCCTAGAGGTCAGAAGGGCGGGTCAGGCCCCACAGTGGCGGCCAAATACCCCTGCGGGGGAGGCCACTCTGCTGTCTCTGCTCCGTGGGAGCACGGCCAGGGCTCGGCCCAGATGGGGTCCCTCCTTCAGCAGCCCTTTCTCCTTCGGAGCTAGAGCTGCACCAGGGACTCCCCAGGGACAGACACCTACAGGGACTCTGAAAAGACCAGGTACTGCTCCCCTCACCCCTCCCAGACTCCTTCATGCTACCGCCTCCCCCACAACCCAGCAGGGCTGTGCTCCTCCTACACACACCAGTGAGTAGATGAACTGCCTCCGCGGCTTTCCCGTTCCCCACACGGTCAGAGCTGAGCCGCTGCCTACAGATGGAGGACAGGGACAGGTGTCAGAGCACTCCAGCCATGACCAGCTCCACCCAGCTGGGCCCAGGGACCCTATCGGGGGATAACCTGGGCCAGGTGTATGCTGGGCATCCGCACTCACTCTTGGCCAGATGCACCTTGTGAATAAGGCCCGGCAGCACATGGCCGTCCTCAATGTTGAAGTTGTCATGGGGCCCAAAGACATTGGTGGGTATAACCGCAGTGAAGGTACAGCCATGCTGCTGGAAGTAGGCCCTGCAGAGGCACAGCATCTCCTGTCCCCATCCCCGGAtgtgctccccaccccctccactgctggcCTCTTCCAGATGCAAAACTGAATCAGCAAGAAGGCCAGCTCTGTACCCACCCACCAGTGCTTGAgccctcttccccctctcccagCCAGGCCTGGACAATGAAGGAGGACCTGTTCTGCACGTCAATCATCCTCTTGGCATATGAATACCCAAAATTGCTGCTGTGCGGTGGCCCATTGTGGATCTGGGGGAGCAGGAGATGCACTTAGGTCCCCCACTTCCTGGCTCCACCCACATGGTCAGACCCCACCCCCCAGAAGGCCCTGCTTCCTCACCATGGTCTCATCAATAGGATAGGTGGTCTTGTCAGGGAAGATACAGGTGGATAGGCAGGAGACCACCTTGCAGACACCAACCTCGAAGGCCGAATGCAAAACGTTGTCGTTGATGTGCACGTTCTTTCTCTGCAGGAGTGGAGTGGGGGCAGATCAAGTAAACCAGGGAGGACCCAAGCTTTTTCCTGGTCCTCTAGGGACAGAGGTGAGGACACACCCTAACCCTCAGGGATGGGCAGAAGCTGTGCCTGTTTGTCCTAACTGCTCCCAGAATAAGGCAAAGGCCCCAGCCATGACCTTACAGAAGCCACACCAGGGCCACAAGAAGGTCCCACCCTACCTGCCTGAGTGTGAGGAAAGGGCCATGCCCATGGGGCAGCCAAAGACCAGGAAAGTGGTAAAAGATGGGAAAAGAGCTAGAGCCCAATCTGGCCCTGGGTGGGGCTCACACTACATGGGCGAACGGGCCCCTTTACTACCCCACCCCAGAAGAGTCAGGTCCAGCTCTACTTCCCAGTACCCTGCCCTGCCCTCTCCAGGCTCCAGGTTCCTTCCCTAAATTGACATGAGGGGGCCAGGGCAACTGGACTTGTCTCAGGACAGAGGAAAGGTGGGAGCCTCAGCTGGAAAGGAGGGCTCTGGGTGACAGGATCCCTGTGTAAAAACTGATGGGAACCTGTGCTCACCCTAGTGCCTGGTACAGGTCAGTCAGGCCAATGCTGCTGCTCTGAGACAGATGGGCCAACCCTCAGGGGCACAGCCAACACAGGCAGGGCCCTCACATTATGCCCCTTCTCAGGTGGCACATGACAAAGACACTCTTGCACCCTCGAGTGCATGGTGGGCCTAGCCCAGGGGAGCTGGGTGAGCACCAGCCTGGAAGCCCAAGAAGCTGGCATCCCAGAGGGCTCAGGAAGCAGGATCCACCTCTCAGCCACATAATGATGCTGGCTTCTTTCAGTTCCCCAATCCTGCAGGCCAGCTCCACAGCTTTTCTAGGGCCAAATGCCCCCAGGCCCATCGGCATGCCCTCTGCCTATAGCACCAAGTGTGGGTCTCTGGGAGCCCCCCAGAGGCTGTTTTAACAGGCTGTGCCAAGGCCTGAACCCTGGACTTCCTGGGGTGTCAACATGAACCTGTGAACACAGGAGGCCTGCCAAAAAGTTCCAGAACTGAGCTTCTGGCTCCAAGTGCCTGGCAATGCCAACTTACCCAGAAGTCTAAATTGTATTTGATATTCCGGAACAGGCCGCCAACCATTGCAGCAAGATGGATGACATGGGTGGGCTGGACCTTCTGGAACAGGGCTTGGGTCTGTGCTGCATCCCTAGGAGAAGCCAGGATGTCAGGGGCCCCATGGAGGCCTGAGGGAATAGCACCCTGGGGTTGGAGCAGTGGGGGTGGGAGCTAGGTAGGGTCAGGCCAGGAGGGGCAGTCAAAGGGCCAAGTGGCCAAGTTCAGTGGTAGCAGGTGTTAGGGCGTAGGCTTTCTGGAAGAGATGGGAGGATGTTTGTCCAGCACACCAGGGCCAGGTCAGCCATCTGGCAGGCAGGACACAGACTCCTGGCTACCGCCAGGCTCAGCTCAGAAATAGACCCA
Protein-coding regions in this window:
- the Pycr3 gene encoding pyrroline-5-carboxylate reductase 3, yielding MAAEGPFWQRVGFVGAGRMAEAMAQGLIRAGKVEAKHVLASAPTDRNLCHFQALGCQTTHSNQEVLQRCSLVIFATKPQVLPAVLAEVAPVVTAEHILVSVAAGVSLSTLEELLPPSTRVLRVSPNLPCIVQEGAMVMARGRHAGSNEVTLLQNLLEACGQCEEVPEAYIDIHTGLSGSGVAFVCVFSEALAEGAIKMGMPSGLAHRIAAQTLLGTAKMLQQEEQHPAQLRTNVLTPAGTTIYGLHALEQGGLRAATMSAVEAATCRAKELSRK
- the Gfus gene encoding GDP-L-fucose synthase, whose translation is MGEPQASMRILVTGGSGLVGRAIQKVVADGARLPGEEWVFVSSKDADLTDAAQTQALFQKVQPTHVIHLAAMVGGLFRNIKYNLDFWRKNVHINDNVLHSAFEVGVCKVVSCLSTCIFPDKTTYPIDETMIHNGPPHSSNFGYSYAKRMIDVQNRAYFQQHGCTFTAVIPTNVFGPHDNFNIEDGHVLPGLIHKVHLAKSSGSALTVWGTGKPRRQFIYSLDLARLFIWVLREYSEVEPIILSVGEEEEVSITEAAEAVVEAMGFHGDVTFDTTKSDGQFKKTASNSKLRTYLPDFRFTPFKQAVKETCAWFTDNYEQARK